One stretch of Pseudomonas fragi DNA includes these proteins:
- a CDS encoding transglycosylase SLT domain-containing protein, with translation MSITPISQHRKPLQHTPGDAAVARQAKLENVAEQFEAMFLQQILKQMRKAGDVLSEDSPMRSRQGDTLREFHDEALAQNLAGQRKSGIANMLVKQLSHGQAPVTPAVAPLQNGQCATPVAPVGLLEANKALTAVRATHYDMPPAAPKPHMVDSLLAPIVNTWQRGIDSLGKGAAGLMALVEKVIQYESGGRVAVVSPKGARGLMQLMPGTAREMAQELNLHYSEQRLVRDGEYNKQLGTAYLDKLLKRYDGATALAVAAYNAGPGRVDEWLKSNGDPRKGAISVSQWVERIPFKETRNYTRSILADLGKPALPRTVRVEEAAFKSAADRVALNTQAPTSTVNRATERTSPAFAQNVRVARKEIET, from the coding sequence ATGAGCATTACCCCTATTTCGCAACACCGTAAACCGCTGCAGCACACCCCCGGCGATGCAGCTGTGGCGCGTCAGGCCAAACTGGAAAATGTCGCGGAGCAGTTCGAAGCGATGTTCCTGCAGCAGATCCTCAAGCAAATGCGCAAGGCAGGTGACGTACTGTCCGAAGACAGCCCTATGCGCAGCCGCCAGGGCGATACCTTGCGCGAGTTCCATGATGAAGCCTTGGCCCAGAATCTGGCTGGCCAGCGCAAGAGCGGCATTGCCAACATGCTGGTCAAGCAGTTGTCCCATGGCCAGGCACCTGTCACACCGGCGGTTGCGCCGCTGCAGAACGGGCAGTGCGCCACGCCAGTGGCTCCTGTGGGGTTACTGGAGGCAAACAAGGCGTTGACCGCGGTGCGGGCAACCCATTACGACATGCCGCCTGCCGCCCCGAAACCGCACATGGTGGACAGCCTGCTGGCGCCCATTGTCAACACCTGGCAGCGCGGTATCGACAGCCTGGGCAAAGGTGCCGCCGGGTTGATGGCGTTGGTTGAAAAAGTCATCCAGTACGAGTCCGGTGGCCGCGTGGCGGTGGTATCGCCCAAGGGCGCCCGTGGCCTGATGCAACTGATGCCGGGGACCGCCCGGGAAATGGCCCAGGAGCTGAACCTGCACTACAGCGAGCAGCGTCTGGTCCGTGATGGCGAGTACAACAAGCAGTTGGGCACGGCCTACCTGGACAAGTTGCTCAAGCGCTATGACGGTGCCACGGCGCTGGCGGTGGCCGCCTACAACGCCGGCCCCGGGCGGGTAGACGAATGGCTCAAGAGCAATGGTGACCCGCGCAAGGGTGCGATTAGCGTCAGCCAGTGGGTTGAGCGCATTCCCTTCAAGGAAACCCGCAACTATACCCGGTCGATCCTGGCTGATCTGGGCAAGCCCGCGCTGCCGCGCACGGTGCGTGTTGAGGAGGCGGCATTTAAGTCCGCGGCCGATAGGGTCGCCTTAAACACTCAGGCCCCCACTTCCACCGTCAACCGTGCAACCGAACGCACTTCACCGGCCTTTGCCCAGAATGTGCGGGTTGCGCGCAAGGAGATTGAAACATGA
- the flgH gene encoding flagellar basal body L-ring protein FlgH, translated as MRIFILLSLALLLGGCQSFNEMLPDEDSSVFEPPPLDYSVPATSSGGLYRQGYGGSLYQDKRAVRVGDILTIVLDESTQSSKSAGTSFGKKSGVGIDIPTIMGKAYPNLETKLGAGRDFSGSSNSSQQNTLRGSIAVTVHQVLPNGTLLVKGEKALRLNQGDEFIRLAGLVRIDDINRYNQVSSQSVANARISYAGRGVLNDSNSPGWLTRFFASPLFPM; from the coding sequence ATGCGTATTTTCATCCTGTTGTCTCTGGCGTTACTGCTCGGTGGTTGCCAGAGCTTCAACGAAATGCTGCCTGATGAGGACTCCAGTGTCTTCGAACCGCCGCCGCTGGATTACAGCGTGCCGGCCACCAGCAGTGGCGGGCTGTACCGTCAGGGGTACGGCGGTTCGCTGTACCAGGACAAGCGGGCAGTTCGGGTGGGCGACATTCTGACCATCGTGCTCGATGAGTCGACCCAGTCGAGCAAAAGTGCCGGCACCAGCTTCGGCAAGAAGTCGGGTGTAGGCATCGATATCCCGACCATCATGGGCAAGGCCTATCCCAATCTGGAAACCAAGCTGGGCGCGGGTCGGGACTTTTCCGGCTCATCCAACAGCTCGCAGCAGAACACCCTGCGCGGCTCGATTGCGGTGACGGTGCATCAGGTCCTGCCCAACGGCACCTTGCTGGTCAAGGGTGAGAAGGCGCTGCGCCTGAACCAGGGGGACGAGTTTATTCGCCTGGCGGGGCTGGTGCGCATTGACGACATCAACCGCTACAACCAGGTGTCTTCCCAGAGCGTGGCCAACGCCCGTATTTCCTATGCCGGGCGAGGGGTGCTCAATGACAGCAACTCGCCAGGCTGGCTGACACGCTTTTTCGCCAGCCCCTTGTTTCCGATGTGA
- the flgK gene encoding flagellar hook-associated protein FlgK: MSLMSQIGYSGVSAAQIALNSAAQNIANVNTPGYSRLTTQLGSVGGQGQQQVGGGVHVIGVKRMSDNFKTQQLWRATTDMHYYQAGQDYLSSLEGVMAGEGSSLGTGLNNFYAALSAASSSPGDIPLRQQILSEMKNLSQRFNGLNNNIDNQLKALHEQRSAMGNEINGLTQNLALLNQKIIQAESAGADSSALRDHRESLVGELSKYADLRVNESRDGSLTVSLANGQPLVSGKTAGQLSISLNAAGEQEVALTFAGTSFPLRQDSLGGAFGGLYSVEQNSLLPARESLKEMAQALATLVNDTLAGGYDLNGNPGQPLLAFNPNSSNGLLQINDLKPEELAFSDTAGESGNNKVLLALIELKNTRVTVGGNSVTLNEAYSGMLGDVASASRQNQADLKSASTVVEQAQNQRDSVSAVSDSEEAQAVMEYNKALQANMKVIQTANSIFDTILAAV, translated from the coding sequence ATGAGCCTTATGAGCCAGATCGGTTATTCCGGTGTATCAGCGGCACAAATCGCCCTGAACAGCGCTGCGCAGAACATTGCCAACGTCAACACACCAGGCTACAGCCGGCTGACTACCCAGTTGGGCTCGGTCGGCGGGCAAGGCCAGCAACAGGTGGGCGGCGGGGTCCATGTCATCGGCGTCAAGCGCATGAGCGACAACTTCAAGACTCAACAGCTGTGGCGCGCTACCACCGACATGCATTACTACCAGGCCGGCCAGGACTACCTCAGCTCGCTCGAAGGGGTAATGGCGGGCGAAGGCTCCAGCCTGGGCACCGGGCTCAACAACTTTTATGCGGCCCTGAGTGCGGCCAGCAGCAGCCCCGGTGATATCCCGTTACGCCAGCAGATCCTGTCCGAGATGAAGAACCTCAGCCAGCGCTTCAACGGGCTCAACAACAATATCGACAACCAGCTCAAGGCCCTGCATGAGCAGCGTTCGGCCATGGGCAACGAAATCAACGGCCTGACCCAAAACCTGGCGCTGCTCAACCAGAAGATCATCCAGGCCGAGTCCGCCGGTGCCGACAGCTCGGCGCTGCGCGACCATCGCGAGTCGCTGGTGGGCGAGCTGAGCAAATACGCCGACCTGCGCGTCAACGAAAGCCGTGACGGTTCGCTGACCGTGTCCCTGGCCAACGGCCAGCCGCTAGTCAGTGGCAAGACTGCCGGGCAATTGTCGATCAGCCTCAACGCAGCGGGCGAACAGGAAGTGGCCCTGACCTTTGCAGGTACCAGCTTCCCCTTGCGCCAGGACAGCCTGGGTGGTGCCTTCGGCGGGCTCTACAGTGTTGAGCAGAACAGCCTGCTGCCAGCGCGTGAAAGCCTCAAGGAGATGGCGCAGGCCCTGGCCACCCTGGTCAACGATACCCTGGCCGGCGGCTACGACCTCAATGGCAACCCGGGGCAGCCGCTGCTTGCGTTTAACCCCAACAGCAGCAACGGTCTGCTCCAGATCAATGACCTCAAGCCTGAGGAATTGGCGTTTTCTGACACGGCCGGGGAAAGCGGTAACAACAAGGTGTTGTTGGCGCTGATCGAACTGAAAAACACCCGGGTCACGGTGGGCGGCAATTCAGTCACTCTCAATGAAGCCTACAGCGGCATGCTGGGTGACGTGGCCAGTGCCAGCCGGCAGAACCAGGCCGATCTCAAGTCCGCCTCGACCGTCGTTGAACAAGCGCAGAACCAGCGCGACAGCGTGAGTGCGGTGAGTGACAGCGAAGAAGCCCAGGCCGTTATGGAATACAACAAGGCCCTGCAAGCCAACATGAAGGTCATCCAGACGGCCAACAGCATTTTCGACACCATTCTGGCGGCTGTTTGA
- a CDS encoding flagellar basal body P-ring protein FlgI, protein MRSVLNSGLIALALLLALPVRATPLMDLVDIEGIRANQVIGYGLVVGLDGSGDKNQVKFTNQSVVNLVKQFGINLPPNVDPKLKNVAAVTVTATIPASYSVGQTLDVTVSSLGDAKSLRGGQLLLTQLMGVDGEVYALAQGAVVVGGVKASGRSGSSVAVNSSNSGLIPNGATVERMIPSDFNERADVMLNLRKPSFQTASRVAEAVNARFGAGSATALSGTKVAVTAPISSNQRVSYMAVLESLDVQEGRVRPKVVFNSRTGTVVVGQGVRVKAAAVSHGSLTVTISETPQVSQPGPFSGGQTAVVPRTDIDVSQQRNPMFAWPDGADLDNIIKTVNSLGATPDDVMSILQALEQAGALNAELIVI, encoded by the coding sequence ATGCGTAGCGTTCTCAATAGTGGGCTGATTGCACTGGCCCTGTTGCTGGCCTTGCCCGTGCGGGCAACCCCGCTGATGGATCTGGTGGATATCGAAGGTATCCGTGCCAATCAGGTCATCGGTTATGGCCTGGTGGTGGGGCTTGATGGCAGTGGCGACAAGAATCAGGTCAAGTTTACCAATCAGTCAGTGGTCAACCTGGTCAAGCAGTTCGGCATCAACCTGCCGCCCAATGTCGATCCCAAGTTGAAAAACGTGGCAGCGGTGACGGTAACGGCAACCATTCCTGCTTCGTACAGTGTCGGGCAGACCCTGGACGTGACGGTCTCGTCCCTGGGCGATGCGAAAAGCCTGCGCGGAGGGCAACTGTTGCTGACCCAACTGATGGGCGTGGACGGTGAGGTCTATGCCCTGGCCCAGGGGGCGGTAGTGGTGGGTGGGGTCAAGGCCTCGGGGCGCAGCGGTTCGAGTGTGGCGGTCAACAGCTCCAACTCGGGGCTGATCCCCAACGGGGCGACGGTCGAGCGGATGATCCCCAGCGATTTCAATGAGCGCGCCGACGTCATGCTCAACTTGCGCAAGCCCAGCTTCCAGACCGCCAGCCGGGTTGCCGAAGCGGTCAATGCGCGCTTTGGCGCCGGCAGCGCCACGGCCCTGAGCGGCACCAAGGTGGCGGTAACCGCGCCGATTTCCAGCAACCAGCGGGTCAGCTACATGGCGGTGCTGGAGTCGCTGGACGTGCAGGAAGGCCGGGTGCGACCCAAGGTGGTGTTCAACAGCCGCACCGGCACCGTGGTGGTGGGGCAGGGGGTGCGGGTCAAAGCTGCGGCCGTATCCCACGGCAGCTTGACCGTGACCATCAGTGAAACCCCGCAGGTCAGCCAGCCGGGGCCGTTCTCCGGCGGGCAGACCGCCGTTGTACCGCGCACCGACATCGACGTCAGCCAGCAGCGCAACCCCATGTTCGCCTGGCCCGATGGCGCCGACCTGGACAACATCATAAAGACGGTGAACAGCCTCGGGGCAACACCGGATGATGTGATGAGCATCTTGCAGGCACTGGAACAGGCAGGTGCCCTGAACGCTGAATTGATCGTGATTTAA
- the flgG gene encoding flagellar basal-body rod protein FlgG, which translates to MSSALWISKTGLAAQDKAMAAVANNLANVNTVGFKNDRVVFEDLFYSIEVPPGAQADEVNTVPTGIQLGSGVRVVGTQKVFTEGNVQTTGQPMDLAISGPGFFQIEGPNGETFYTENGQLQLNAEGMLVNTQGLPLSPAIQLPVGHKNFMVGTDGIVTAILPGGTEPVQLGQITLVNFANPAGLQALGGNLYQESVASGAPVEGVAGQDGLGQIKQGQLEGSNVEVVEAMVSMMAIQRAYEANAKVLDASSGMLKFLNQTV; encoded by the coding sequence ATGAGCTCTGCACTCTGGATCAGCAAGACCGGCCTGGCCGCGCAAGACAAGGCGATGGCCGCCGTGGCCAACAACCTGGCCAACGTCAACACCGTCGGTTTCAAAAACGACCGCGTGGTGTTCGAAGATTTGTTCTACAGCATTGAAGTCCCGCCCGGCGCCCAGGCTGACGAGGTCAACACCGTGCCTACGGGCATTCAGCTTGGCAGCGGCGTGCGAGTGGTGGGCACGCAAAAGGTGTTTACCGAAGGCAACGTGCAGACCACCGGCCAGCCGATGGATCTGGCCATCAGTGGTCCGGGGTTCTTCCAGATTGAAGGCCCCAACGGTGAAACCTTCTACACCGAAAACGGCCAATTGCAACTCAATGCCGAAGGCATGCTGGTCAACACCCAGGGCCTGCCGCTGAGCCCGGCAATCCAGCTGCCGGTAGGGCACAAGAATTTCATGGTGGGCACTGACGGGATTGTCACTGCGATTTTGCCCGGGGGTACCGAGCCGGTTCAACTGGGGCAGATCACCCTGGTCAACTTTGCCAACCCGGCCGGCCTGCAGGCCCTGGGCGGCAATTTGTACCAGGAATCGGTTGCCAGTGGTGCGCCGGTCGAAGGCGTCGCCGGCCAGGATGGCCTGGGGCAGATCAAGCAGGGCCAACTGGAAGGCTCCAACGTGGAAGTGGTGGAAGCAATGGTCTCGATGATGGCCATCCAGCGCGCGTATGAAGCCAATGCCAAGGTACTGGACGCCTCGTCCGGTATGTTGAAATTCCTTAACCAGACTGTCTGA
- a CDS encoding flagellar basal body rod protein FlgF produces MDRLGYTAMTAASRTMTALDVRANNLANVNTPGFRSDLEQSASVAVQGYGYDSRHLAHSQGNGVSLAPGALMATGRDMDFAIKGPGLIAVQGPEGEAYTRHGSLQVDADMQLTLNGRAVLGEGGPIVLPQFDSIRIAGDGRISVLPRGEPLMVEIDQIKLVDVPAGQLSKDSAGLLVTRNGVPAATDDNVQLVSGFLEASNVSAIDQLVGTMSLSRLFETQVKMMKAAEDLSTSGNSLMRGN; encoded by the coding sequence ATGGATCGTTTGGGATACACCGCAATGACCGCCGCCAGCCGCACCATGACGGCGCTGGACGTGCGCGCCAACAACCTGGCCAACGTCAATACCCCGGGCTTTCGCAGCGACCTTGAGCAATCGGCCAGTGTTGCCGTGCAGGGCTACGGCTATGACAGCCGGCACCTGGCCCACTCACAGGGCAATGGTGTCAGCCTGGCGCCCGGCGCGCTGATGGCCACCGGTCGGGACATGGATTTTGCCATCAAGGGCCCGGGCCTGATCGCGGTGCAAGGGCCGGAAGGTGAAGCCTATACCCGTCACGGCAGCCTGCAGGTGGATGCCGACATGCAACTGACCCTCAACGGCCGTGCCGTGCTGGGCGAGGGCGGGCCGATCGTACTGCCTCAGTTCGACTCTATCCGCATTGCCGGTGACGGACGCATTTCGGTGCTGCCCCGCGGCGAGCCGCTAATGGTCGAAATCGATCAGATCAAACTGGTGGACGTGCCAGCCGGGCAATTGAGCAAGGACAGCGCCGGGTTGCTGGTGACCCGCAATGGCGTGCCAGCGGCAACCGACGACAACGTGCAACTGGTGTCCGGGTTTCTGGAAGCCAGCAATGTCTCGGCCATCGATCAGTTGGTCGGGACCATGAGCCTGAGCCGGTTGTTCGAGACCCAGGTAAAGATGATGAAAGCCGCCGAGGACTTGTCCACGTCGGGTAACAGTTTGATGCGCGGCAATTGA